DNA from Coffea arabica cultivar ET-39 chromosome 10c, Coffea Arabica ET-39 HiFi, whole genome shotgun sequence:
TGTGATTTTCACATATTTGAAGGTTCTACGCTACGTTGGGGTGGTAGATGTTGAAAACGGAAAGGGAACGGTAGAATTGCGAAGGTACAAAAAGGAAGATCCATTTGCACAGCTTTCAGGATCTGATAACATCATCGCGTTCACAACTGAAAGGTATAAGAAGCAGCCACTGATTGTCCGCGGCCCAGGTGCCGGAGCAGAAGTGACAGCAGCTGGAGTATTCAGCGATATACTGCGACTTGCATCGTATCTTGGTGCTCCATCATAGTGTTAGTCAACTTCGAAACTGGTATAGCAAATTTTGTCTCCCCGAGCTTTTAAATTTTCTTCTCTGTTACCCCTAAATGTGGTTGTAGTAGATACAAGGCTGGCTGAGATATGTCTGTTGGTTCATGCATAATCCTTTTGCTTAGCACTTCCGTGATTTGTTTTGTGCTCTTGGCACTGAGCACTATCGTAGTCGTTTGTAACGCTTTTTGTGACTCCTGCTATGTGTATCGCTCTAGTTAGAAGAGGTACAAGTTCCAGAAGGAAGCTATTTCGTAGCAAATTTCAAAGAGGATATTTCTTCATTctgttttgtaattgtatttTCGTGGCaggactttcaaatcaatcttgtGGGAGGCTAAGGTTGAAAAAGTTGACCAAATTGGAGACAAGACATGGATACAGTCGAGGCTATTGCAGACTCAGCTGTACTTGGGCACGTACGGCACAGCCACATAATCCTCAGCAAATTTAACCATGAGAAATCAAGAACAGAACGAAGACAAATTTAATTACTTCGTACTACAAGATGTTAAGCCCAGAACAGGAAAGCATCATGCCGACGTACATTAATTTTCATCATGCGATTAGTAAATGACAATTCAAAGCCCCCATTCCAACGTTTTTTACATGCAAATTTAAAAGCAACAAATGCAACGACTTGTATTTATACAGCAAACATCAGATAACACCAGTTATCTGACCGTGAATTGAACAGAGAATAAAACCCTTTTTCAGGACAGCCGCTGTGCTACAGTTCTTTTTTAAGCATACTTATATACGAGTAGAACTTAAACTAATCTCTGACACGACAAATTTGCCTCAAGGGATATCCAAAGTAAAGTTGAACTTCTAAGATGAATCTAACTGATTTTGGGACCAAGATAATAGCTTTGATCTCTGAAAAACCTTGTAATCGTCTCAGCTTTCTCCGCAGAAAGATCAGTATATTCCAAAATGTACTCCTTTGATGCTTTTGCAATTGCTTCAATTGAACCAACAGCTTGATTTAGCTGCAGAGGATATTCGTCAACCTTTGTTACTATTTTGCAGATATAAGAATATAAATGTCTCTAAACATTAGAGCAGCAGACTTTGTGGTTCAAATTGGAACAAAGAAATATTGCCAAATTTCACACCGCAGTCTTCGGACAAGATGTGCAGTTTCATACTCCACGCGGCAGTAATGAATGACTAAATCATTTTATGTTGTTTGAAAAATTTCTTAATAATAGCATAAGAATAATTAAAGTTCTCCcaccaaaggaaaaaaaaaaatccaaaagtaGAAGATAACTCAGCCCATGATTATTATATGACCAAGAACATGTAGAGAATTTACAGAAATATATTGCTCAACAAGAGGAATGGTTCCCATGCCTCGCTGGATGAGTCAAGTTCCGCCATAACCAGAGGTATGCTTAAGATAGTTGAGATGGTACAGCCATTATACATGTATGCAAATTTCTATATGCAAAAGAAATCATCTGGATCTTCAACTGCAGAAGGATTTAACAAATTGACTCTTCTCAACCCTACCCTTTTTGTCTCTTTCCACCAATACACAGGGAAGGGTAAGGCTGTAatagaaggaaaaatgaaagctAAGAATGTAATTGGTAGGAAGTTTTAGTACCGCATTTGCATCATGACTATCAATGCCTGGAATGGAGCTGACCACTCTGAGATACGCATCCATTGTTTGCACTGATCTTTCTCGCTGAAACCATGGAAAAAGGAATTGGCTACGCATCTAATGCAAAGAAGTGCACCAAGAAAACGGTAAGCTATATCTCCACTTACATCTGCTTTTAGTTTTGATATAGCATCTTGTCGCTTAGCAACTGCATTGAGAATTGCTAAAGTCAAaataaactaaccaattacaaatTTATCAGCTGCATTAACTAAGAGTCTTACTCCCGCGAGCAAGTGCAATCTTCAAAATCTTCTCAAATCCCATCTCTATGTCCAGTACTGGCATAAATGTTGGCCTGCCAAACTCCATATCGGATCTTCAACAACATCCAAACAAATACCAAGTCCTTCATTTTGTACAGGGCCATTTTATGGCAAATGCAGTTCAGACGGCAAAAGGGAAGAAGCTCACTTGAAATAAGAGCGAACAAAAGAATCATTCTGCTCCTCTGTTGGTAGATTGACAACCACATACAAGTGAGCAAACTGTTCTTTCAATTTCTGAACTCTGTGTAAAACAAATGATACCTGTTTAGATACATTAACAGAAACTTTGAATAGAATTAGCAAAAGACTGACCTTGTAAACACCGATGCAGTCAAGTTAGAATCCCAGTTAGTCACAAAAATGAAAGCTATGGACAAACCTCCACAGTTGAAAATGAAATCCTGCAAGCTAGGCATTTCAGAAACTGCATGGAATCAACTCTAGAAATAAAAAATCAGACAAAATGGGTAATAACTGGAGCAATTGGCACAATGTTCAGACGGAAAGAATTTGCACTGAGGAAACATGAGATGAAGTTGATGAAGGATGGCTGTTGTTCATCTCGCCATGCTGTGCTCATCATACAAACTCCACTGCTACCTGCAGAACGTTGAAATCTAGACTAATCAACCACTCCAAGAACCTTAAAATTGGCGAAGTATGATTCAGGTGGCAGCCTCAAAAATCTAAATTCAGGCATTCTACTGTATCCCTTCTTTTAGTTTCAGTGTCAACCATCCAGGCACATTAAAGTTCCTACATTAGATTTACATAATTAACATTCTATAGCTACAGATCGTACAGGCCGCAAAGGATGATATATAGAAAAGGCATAGTTAGTATCTGAAAAAATGTACCAACTCATTCTTTTTGGTAAACTGATCGACTCTATACTCTATCCCTACAATAGTTATATACATAAATCCACATCAAATCCTTATTCTTTAGAGAGCAGTTTCTGGGGAAGCGACTTTCGTGAAATAAAAGAGGACTAATACTACAAGCAAGTTCCAAAAGCATGAGAAGTGTAATGCAGCATAGAGGTATCTAGATAGAATGGTCTTTCAGATTTTCTTTAACCTGGTATGCTTTAGAGAAGAACTTTTCATCAATAAATCATACATATGGTAACCAAGTCTTATTAAGGGCCAGATACATTCTTCTTGCTGAAAGAAGACAATTTAGGAGTAACcttttaagaaaaaaagaaaaagattagtGCAGTGACTTAAATCCTGAAAAGTCTTTAAGTAATTAGGGATATAAAACCGGCTGTGTTCATTAAGGCACTGTGACTTAGGGATATAAAACCGGCTGTGTTCATTAAGGCACTGTGACTTAGGGATATAAAACCGGCTGTATCTGACCCTAAGAGGCTTTTAAGCATTCTTCTTACTGTGTTCATTAATGACACTGTGACTGTATAAAGCAACAAATATAAAAACCAGCTGGATAACTCGTGGAGGCTTTTAAGCATGTCAATCAAGTGCATAATGCATCAACACAAGCAAAAATCATTAACAACAGTACAAAGTCAATGTCAATTCAACAGCAGACAATATAAATCAAGGAATAAATGTGTTGACGATTGATTACCAAGTTTCACTATTAGCTGGAAAGAAAACAGCCACCTAAAAACAATCACTAGGATTTAGGACTTGGAGAAGATACAGCACAAAACTTTCTAATTGACATAAAAGCTAAACACAGATCTTGATTGGCAATGATTCCTTTTCCCAAAAAAGGCAGCAAAATCTCAATTGTCCAAGTGCCAAGTAAATAAACTACTCCAATTGTAGTTGTACTATGTTTTAAACGTTCTCAACATTTTACAAATTAAGAGATGCTCGATGAGCAGAACAGAATAACCTTAGCTGAAATGCAACTTAGTCAAAAATAAATGTCGAAGTCAAAAGAATATCCTGGTCAAATAGTATTGGGAATCACAAACAGAATTTAATATTATGAAACATAAGCAGAAGTCTCCTTAGAAGTCTGCTGCACCAATTTAATCCAAATCTATTCTTTAGCCAAATGATCACATCAAATTATACATCATAGTCACCAGTTTCAATTTTCTAAGACGAAATAGCAATTCAAGTACATTaggaataaaattttaaataaaaaacatatACGGGAATATATGTCGGCatattgaaattttcttttgccaGTACATAAACTGAAAAATGGAAGGAAATGAAAAAGGTCAGGTACATGAAATAATAAACTTCAAATCTGAAAACTTACAAAAAGAAGAACCAAATCTcgccttttttgtttttatcgaTCTAACAATATAAATAATTACACAAATGTCAGCTGAATTGGATTTCTAAGTATATAGTAGAgaaaactaattaaattaaccTAGATAATAACATACACTACAAACAATAATAATGCGagaaattgaagagaaaaacaaaaaacaaacataAAAATCGCATAACACGAAAGCGCGAAGGAAGAACCTGAATTGGACAAGGCGATCGAAGAATTAGAAAGTGACGCAGTTGATTCTCCTCTATACCGTCCAACTCCGGCTTGCCTCTTCATCATCATCGTCTTCTAGGCTAGCGTTTATCTGACAGTGCGAGTTCTCTCCTTTCTCATGCGGTACATGACAGATAAATTACTAGCCCACGTATCTTTTTACACATTTGTTCTGAATTTATAGTTATATTGTTATAAACTCATCTGGGTTTTTCTTCATTATTAGTAATtcatggctttttttttttttttgaaaggggggggggggggggggggggccgccggaaggggaaggggttatATGTATGTTTTTGATAGTTTGTTGAGAAATTGTATTGTAAATGGTGGTGCACCTAATTAGCATTGTACTAACATTCGTTATTCAGCTTAACATTTATTTTTTGGTAATTGCAGTTGGTAtactttcttcattttctactGCATGACATAGCTGTATTTGTAGAGATATTGAACACTCTTATTCACGTTTTAAACAAAAAATCTTTGGAAGTCGGCTCCTTTGAAATCGTCTTTTATGTGTGGCATGTTATCTTGTTTTAACAAATGTGCCTAGCTATTTTAATTTGACTGACTATTGCATGTTAAATGAAGTAGCAATTTTTGAGCCTTTACTTCACAACCTATACCTAATGATTGACATGTTAAATTCATGCTGGAATGGATGATTACACCAAACAAATCTAATTTTAAGTGACAGCCTTAGCTGTATGGATTGAAAGAAAACTGATAATATGATTTTCTTACATATCTTGGATTAGAAGTAGAAAAAGGGGATTTTCTACCAGCACTTGGTTTTGAAGTTatgcttaatttcttttagactAGCCGTGGATGCTAGAATCAGCAATTGAATATAAA
Protein-coding regions in this window:
- the LOC113714722 gene encoding protein PARTING DANCERS homolog isoform X2 translates to MMSTAWRDEQQPSFINFISCFLSANSFRLNIVPIAPDFIFNCGGLSIAFIFVTNWDSNLTASVFTRVQKLKEQFAHLYVVVNLPTEEQNDSFVRSYFKSDMEFGRPTFMPVLDIEMGFEKILKIALARGIAKRQDAISKLKADRERSVQTMDAYLRVVSSIPGIDSHDANALNQAVGSIEAIAKASKEYILEYTDLSAEKAETITRFFRDQSYYLGPKIS
- the LOC113714722 gene encoding protein PARTING DANCERS homolog isoform X1 translates to MMMKRQAGVGRYRGESTASLSNSSIALSNSGSSGVCMMSTAWRDEQQPSFINFISCFLSANSFRLNIVPIAPDFIFNCGGLSIAFIFVTNWDSNLTASVFTRVQKLKEQFAHLYVVVNLPTEEQNDSFVRSYFKSDMEFGRPTFMPVLDIEMGFEKILKIALARGIAKRQDAISKLKADRERSVQTMDAYLRVVSSIPGIDSHDANALNQAVGSIEAIAKASKEYILEYTDLSAEKAETITRFFRDQSYYLGPKIS